In one window of Maribacter sp. BPC-D8 DNA:
- a CDS encoding response regulator — MNNLERLNTILLVDDDDASNFLHSIFINKLDMDVNINSALNGQEAIDFILGKGQEQLELPCMVMLDLRMPVMDGWQFMDAYEELVPKKLKDQITIVLVTISDNKEDKVRATDNKYIADFAQKPLSDETFKALIQKHYSLAAI, encoded by the coding sequence ATGAATAACTTAGAAAGGTTAAATACTATTTTACTGGTAGACGATGATGATGCTAGTAACTTCTTACATTCCATTTTTATCAATAAGTTAGATATGGATGTGAATATTAATTCAGCACTTAACGGTCAAGAAGCGATAGACTTCATTCTTGGTAAAGGTCAAGAGCAATTAGAATTGCCATGTATGGTCATGTTAGACTTAAGAATGCCAGTAATGGACGGGTGGCAGTTTATGGATGCTTACGAAGAGTTGGTGCCTAAAAAACTAAAAGATCAAATTACCATTGTACTTGTTACAATCAGTGATAATAAAGAGGATAAAGTGCGCGCAACCGATAATAAGTATATCGCCGATTTTGCACAAAAACCACTTTCTGATGAAACTTTTAAAGCCTTGATACAAAAGCATTACAGCTTAGCTGCAATCTAA